AGGATCACCCCGATCAGTACCGGAATGGCAATGGCCACAGCCACCAGGGACAAGGTTTTGGCGGTACGCAGTTTGGCTTCGCTGGCGGCCTGGGAGAGGGTCAACTGGAAAACGCCCCGGATCGGATGATCGGCGCCGTGGCACTGGTGGCAGGGTTCCCGGTTGAGCAGGGGTGACAGAATGGTCATGCGACCGGCTCCGTCGGGGCCGGTGGTGGAGAGGAAGAGCTCCTTTTTGTCTCGCAGGGCTTGTTGAAAGGCCTCTTTAAACAGGGGATCCAGGGTGTTTCCCGTTGTCGTGCCCTGAAAGGCTTCGCTGCCGTCGATGCGGAAGATGCGCAGGGTTTCCAGACCGCTCACCTCTTTCAGGCGGTTCATGTAATCCTGGGCGATGGGGGCCTGTCCGGCCAGCATGATGGCTTGCAGCCCCTTGCCGACGGTTTCGGCGATGCGTTCCATGGTGAGGTGATTCTCTTCCCGCAGGCTGGCATCCAGGTGGCCGGTGAGGATTGAACCCAGGGCGAGAAGCAGGATGCTGCCGAGCAGGCTGGTGAAAAAGAGGATCTTCCGGCTAACGGAGCGTCGGATGAAGGCGATCAGTCTGAAAGATGTGTTCATGCATGAATCGGAGTTGGATAACGCGGTAAATCGCGCAGGATAACCTTAAAAGATTTCTCAGAGTGGGCTTGATACCGCCTGGCTGGGAAATGTTGTGTCAAAATATGTTGACCATCATGTCATTGAATTATACCCATTTTACCATCATGGGCAATGGATTTTCTTTTTGTATGAAATTTCCGAACCGGTACACAGGTCCGCTCCACGGTTCGGCGGAACAAGGGGATCTCGTTTCGGTCCCGTCCGGGCAATATTTGCCTGTTTCGGTCCCGATGAACGGATTCCGGATGGGGTTGTTTCGATATGATCATGCAAAATCAATATGTTGATGATTTGGCACGGGCTTTGAGTTCCCTCTTGGCAGAATGCGATTCCCCTCTTCAGGAGATGCCCATGACTGCCTGGCCCGATGTTTCCGCTCTGCGTCACGCCGCAGCTTCGACCGCCCCCGTTCGGAGTGCGCCGACGGCCTCGGCCCCTGCCCCTGCCATGGGCGCCACTCCTTTCGATTCGCTGTTGGGTATGGCCCTGCAGGGCAGTGGTTCCCGTCCGGGTGTTCCGGCCCACGAGGCGGAGCTGCCGATACGGGAACAACCCCGTCAGGCCGAGCGGCAGATTATGCCCCACAAGGAAAAGCCGCTGCAGAAAGCCCGTCGCAATACCCCGGAGCGGGAGCCGGAGACGTCGTGCCCCGCGACCGCAGCCGGGTCGGAGCAAAAGACCACCGCCCGTGCCGACACCGCTCCCGCGGATCATCGGCCCGACTCCGCCGAGCGTGGTGGTTCAGCCGGGGAGTCTGCCGACTCTCCGGCTGCCCTTGAGGGCGATGGTGAAAAGGTGACGCTTGAGGAGACGGCGGACGGCGTGGCAGGTCAGCCGCAGGCGGTGGCGGTTCCGGAAGAGGCGGTGCGCCTCGCTCCGGGGCTCCTGCCCTGGCAGGCCCTTCAGGGCCAGGCGGAAGATCCCGTCGCAGAGGTGGCGGCGGCTCCGGATGGCCGGGTCGAAGTGGACCGGATGTCCTTCTTTTCCTGGCGGCAGGAAGATGCCCCCGCAGGCGGGGAGGTGGACTGGATGACGATGGTGACCGGCAAGCCTCCGGTGGGAGAGGCGGTCGACTTCCGGAACGCGCTTTCGTCGATGCCGGCGCTTCCGGAGGCGGTTGCAGCTCCGGGAATGGTGCGTGGCCCGGTGTTTTCCGGCAACACGGATACCACGGAGTCCGCCCTGCTGAAGCTGGACGGAGCCGGCGCCCTGAGCGGGCAGGAGCGTTTGGCGGCGCTGGCGTCCGCCAAACCCGTGGCGGCCCGGAGCCCGGTTTTCGGGGCGGAATTGGCGGAGCAGATCGGCAAAATGCGGGTGGTCTCCCGTCCGGGCGGGGTGGAGCAGGTGCGCATCATCCTGGACCCCAAGGATCTCGGCGAGTTGGAGGTCAATGTGCGCATGGACCGCAAGGGCGTCATCAACGTGACCATCGTGGCCGAAACCGAGGCGGCCCGGGAGGCGATCAACCGCAACATGGCCCAGTTGCGGGATGCCATGTCCCGACAGCAGCTCCATTTCGGCGAGGTCAACGTCCAGGTGGGTACCCAGGACCGGCGCGATCCGGGTGCGGGTGGCGCCGATCGGGAGGCCTGGTCGGGGTTGCAGGCGAGGTCCGATGCCGACACGGACAAACATGTGGCCGCCGCCGAACCGGCGGGTGTGACGGGTCGTCCGCGCCGCATGGTGCCCGGTGAGGGGCTGAGCCTGATGGCCTGAGGTTGGACGGTGTGAACAGGGTCAAGCGCCCGGAGGATTCTCCGGGCGTTTTGCCGTTTCGGGTGGGGGAGGGGCAAAATTTGCCCCGTTCCGGAAAAAAGCGACCATCCTTCGGCATGCCGCCTGGTTCGGTAAGGGGACATGACGGGGAATTTATTGTAAAAAACGTGCAATAACAGTATGTTAATCTGTTATGCAAACATGGCACGAAGATTGTTACAAAAAGGGTTAATGTTTCGGCGCATTCGACCGACAGCCCCAACCGGTAACAAGAGAGAAGAGCATGGCCACCAGCGCACCCATCCAGTCCGTCCCCAAGTATGATCCGAACGCGACCAAATTCGCCAAGCCCAAGGACGCCAAAGAGCTGCAGGCCGATTTTCTCAAGATGTTGACGGCGCAGTTGCAATATCAGGATCCCATGGAGCCGATGCAGAATACCGAGTTCACCAGCCAGTTGGCCCAGTTCTCCAGTCTGTCGGAGCAGCAACGGGGCAATACCCTGCTGGAACAGCTTCTGGGCGCCAAAACGACGGACCAGATGAATCAGGGGGTTGGCTATATCGGGCGGCAGGTGGTGACGGAAGGCAACCGGATGCAGGTTTCCGGAGGCGTCGGCGATCTGGCCTTCGACCTCGACAAGGCGGCCACCCTGGAGATGGATATTTTGGACGAAAACGGCAGCCTGGTGCGCTCCGTGGCAGCCCAGAAGTTCGCCGCCGGAGAGCAGTCGCTGAAAGTGGGCACCCTGGCAGGCGATCTGGCCATGGCCGATGGTTCGTACACCTTCAAGATTCGCGTGGTGGATGGCAGCGACGCCAAGGCGACCACGTTGAGCAAGGGGGTGGTCAGCGGGGTCATCAAGGGTACGGATGGCGTGTCCCTGGAGGTCAACGGCAAATCCGTCGCCTTCGACAAGATTCGCCGGGTGGAATTGACGGCCTGAGTGAAGCCTGCCGCTTCGCACGGGTGTCCATAACGATAAAAACGTAAGAAATCGATCCAGAAACGGGAGACTGTCCGATGTCTATCATGCAAGCCATGCATGCCGGTTCCAGTGCGCTGACCAACTATGGAAACGCCATGACGGTGATCGGGAACAACCTGGCCAACGCCAACACCACGGGCTTCAAGAACAGCCGCTCCACCTTTGAGGATGTGTTGATCCAGACCGTCGGCACCAACGGTACCGGTGGGGCCATGCAGATGGGGACGGGCGTCGGTTTGGCGGCGGTTGACCAGAACATGAATCAGGGTTCCTTGACGAGTTCTTCCAACGTCACCGATCTGGCCATCGACGGCAAAGGCTTCTTCGAAGTGCGCGATCCCAAGCCTGGCGCGGCTCTGGCGGGGGGCGTTTCCGGAGTGACGGGATCCAAACAGGCCATTTTTTACACCCGGGCCGGGGATTTCCTGCAGGATGAGACGGGCAAGCTGGTGACCAACAACGGGTTGGTGCTGCAGGGTTGGGAGCTGGATATCGACGGTGTGCGCAGCGGCAAGACCGGGGATGTCAATCTGGCCACCTACCAGACCTCCTCGCCCAAGCCGACCACCAAGGTGGATGTCGGACTCAACCTGGACGCCAACGAGGCGGTGATCACCGACGCGGCCCACGCCACCTACGATCCCACGGATCCGGCCAGCTACAACCACTCCACCACGGTGCGGGTCTACGATTCCATGGGGCAGGGCCACAACGTGGAGCTGCAGTTCAAGAAGACCGGCAGCAATACCTGGGAGTGGCACGCGGTGGCGCCCAGCACGGAGCTGGCCACAGCCCATCGCACTGCGGGCAAGACCTTGACGGCGGTGGATACGACTGCCGGAAACGTGGCCACGGCGGCGGGCACCTACACGGCGGGCACCCTGGTTTTCAACAACATGGGACAGCTTGATACCGAAGGGTCGACGCCGATCAAGTTCAACTTCCTCTCCGGAGACAATACGGCGGCTCCCCAGGAGATTCTGTTCAATTTCGGCGCTGCCAAGACCAACGACTCGACCAACGACTACACCATGACCAAAAGCACCGATCTGCTCTATCAGACGGGTGCCGCAACGGCGGATACCGGCAACTCCGGCATCGACGGCACGGTGCAGCTCGCGACGGACTTCGCCACCTTGAAGTTGAGCCAGAACGGTTATTCCACGGGTTATCTCGATACCCTCTCCATCGGCTCCGACGGGCGGGTGGTGGGCAGCTATACCAACGGTCAGACCCGTCCCCTCTACCAGATTGCGCTGGTGGACTTCGACAACGAGCAGGGTCTCTCCCAGGTGGGGTCGAATCTCTTCGCTGAAACCCGCGAGTCGGGCCTGCCCCGCATCGGGGAGCCCAACAGCGGCCGCCTGGGCAAGGTGAGCAGCTATACCCTGGAACAGTCCAATGTGGACATGTCGGGTGAATTCGTCACCATGATCACGGTGCAGCGCGCCTTCCAGGCCAACTCGCGCATTGTTTCCGTGACCGATGGCATGCTGGAGGAGTTGATCTCCCTCAAGCGGTAAACGCGGCGCGAATGCCGTATCCGGAAACGGGCCGGGATGACCGGCCCGTTTTTTTTGCCCCAAGGGTGCGGTATGGTGATAATATTGCACAATAATTGCAAAGTAGGCTTCAGGGTGACTTGCGTGGCTTGGCGAAGCAGAGGAACAAGGCCCTTTATTTAGCTATTTCTCTTTATAATACAATGCGTTGCCTGTGTTTATCCCCTGTCTGACGGAGGTATGACACAGGCGCCATCCGGGAATGGACTCTTGAGGCGGGAGAGATTGGCATGGCCGAGGATGTGGAGCAGCAGGAAGGTGAACCGAGTGGTGGCGGCGGCAGTGGCGGGATCGTCAAAATCCTGATCCTGGTGGTGCCTGCGCTGTTGATCGGCTTGGGAGGCGGTTTCTTCGTCGGCAAGAAGGTGGCTGACAAGAAGGCGGTCGAAACCGAGGTCAAGGATCCCCACGCCAAGGAGGAGACGGACAAGAAGAATCCGGCGGAGCTGGTTGGGGAGATGGTCAAGCTGGAACCCTTCGTGGTCAATCTGAACGAGCCCCGGGGCAACCGCTACCTCAAGACCACCATCCAGCTGGAGCTGGAAGGCCCCGCCCTGAAAGAGGAGTTGACCCGGCGCGCCCCTCAGGTACAGGACATCGTGCTGGCGCTGTTGACCTCCAAGACCACCCAGGAGCTGCAATCCCTGGAAGGCAAGTTTCGCTTGCGGGAGGAGCTGTTGTCCCGCATCAATGCCCTTCTGGTCAACGGATCGATCAAACGGGTCTACTTCACCGAGTTCGTGATCCAATAAGGGGCGCGGGGTTACCGGGCGATGTCACAGATTCTCTCCACGGAAGAGATCGATGCCCTGATGGCGGGGCTGGAAGAGGGATCCATCAACCTCGACGAGATCGACGAGGATATTCCCGCTTCCACCGAAAAGGAAAAGAAGGCCACCGCCTTCCGGCTGGGTCAGAAGACGGTCATTCGGGCCGGGGCGTTGCCCGGCCTGGAGCTGATCAACGAACATCTGGCTTCGCAGCTCTCCTTCAAGATGTCCCAGAAGGTGGGCCGGGAGGTGCAGATTCAGCCAAAGGCCACCATCAACCAGGTTTTCGGTCGTTTTCTGCACGGCCTTGATCCGCCGATCTTCATCAACATCCTGCGGGTGGAACCCTCCCAGTCGATGGCCCTGTTGAGCATCGACGGCGAGGTGATGTACGGCATTCTGGAGGGGTTCTTCGGAGGCAGCGGCGAAT
This Magnetococcales bacterium DNA region includes the following protein-coding sequences:
- a CDS encoding flagellar basal body-associated FliL family protein; the protein is MAEDVEQQEGEPSGGGGSGGIVKILILVVPALLIGLGGGFFVGKKVADKKAVETEVKDPHAKEETDKKNPAELVGEMVKLEPFVVNLNEPRGNRYLKTTIQLELEGPALKEELTRRAPQVQDIVLALLTSKTTQELQSLEGKFRLREELLSRINALLVNGSIKRVYFTEFVIQ
- a CDS encoding flagellar hook-length control protein FliK, translating into MTAWPDVSALRHAAASTAPVRSAPTASAPAPAMGATPFDSLLGMALQGSGSRPGVPAHEAELPIREQPRQAERQIMPHKEKPLQKARRNTPEREPETSCPATAAGSEQKTTARADTAPADHRPDSAERGGSAGESADSPAALEGDGEKVTLEETADGVAGQPQAVAVPEEAVRLAPGLLPWQALQGQAEDPVAEVAAAPDGRVEVDRMSFFSWRQEDAPAGGEVDWMTMVTGKPPVGEAVDFRNALSSMPALPEAVAAPGMVRGPVFSGNTDTTESALLKLDGAGALSGQERLAALASAKPVAARSPVFGAELAEQIGKMRVVSRPGGVEQVRIILDPKDLGELEVNVRMDRKGVINVTIVAETEAAREAINRNMAQLRDAMSRQQLHFGEVNVQVGTQDRRDPGAGGADREAWSGLQARSDADTDKHVAAAEPAGVTGRPRRMVPGEGLSLMA
- a CDS encoding flagellar hook protein FlgE; the protein is MSIMQAMHAGSSALTNYGNAMTVIGNNLANANTTGFKNSRSTFEDVLIQTVGTNGTGGAMQMGTGVGLAAVDQNMNQGSLTSSSNVTDLAIDGKGFFEVRDPKPGAALAGGVSGVTGSKQAIFYTRAGDFLQDETGKLVTNNGLVLQGWELDIDGVRSGKTGDVNLATYQTSSPKPTTKVDVGLNLDANEAVITDAAHATYDPTDPASYNHSTTVRVYDSMGQGHNVELQFKKTGSNTWEWHAVAPSTELATAHRTAGKTLTAVDTTAGNVATAAGTYTAGTLVFNNMGQLDTEGSTPIKFNFLSGDNTAAPQEILFNFGAAKTNDSTNDYTMTKSTDLLYQTGAATADTGNSGIDGTVQLATDFATLKLSQNGYSTGYLDTLSIGSDGRVVGSYTNGQTRPLYQIALVDFDNEQGLSQVGSNLFAETRESGLPRIGEPNSGRLGKVSSYTLEQSNVDMSGEFVTMITVQRAFQANSRIVSVTDGMLEELISLKR